In a genomic window of Bacteroidota bacterium:
- a CDS encoding GWxTD domain-containing protein, producing the protein MKKVALLTMLLFQAALMAQPETGKPNDYSREPVFFFDIYNFYSGDTTQTRVDFFLQVPFDRLSFIKSGEKFRAEYSISITINDENKLTLITEKSWTEKIELIDFQKTNSKTDYNLSARSFKLPPGKYYFTILVEDLDSRKEYRAEVEFPVRTFTQELAISDIMLISGKTTSASGTTKIIPNLSRNVATQKDGIPVFYEVYSATERQVEVTYAILDLKGNPIYNEKKVESFKAGNNQLFYTFNFKDAGMGEYKMVISAPFVDDKTIIGSTKTFFSKWSGMPSTLKDLEKAADQMIYIAGPSEINYIQDGKDFTEKLARFMEFWEKKDPTQGTPENEVFNEYYRRIEFANKNFKQMLEGWRSDMGMVYITLGTPNNIERHPFEYDSKPYEIWDYYDINRRFIFVDQTGFGDYRLVTPFFGEYRYRY; encoded by the coding sequence ATGAAAAAAGTTGCCTTGTTGACCATGCTTCTGTTTCAGGCGGCACTCATGGCTCAACCCGAAACAGGAAAACCGAACGATTACAGCAGAGAACCTGTATTCTTTTTTGATATTTACAATTTCTATTCGGGTGACACCACGCAGACAAGGGTCGATTTCTTTTTGCAGGTGCCTTTCGACCGGCTAAGTTTTATCAAATCGGGAGAAAAATTCAGAGCTGAATACTCAATTTCCATTACAATTAATGACGAAAACAAGTTGACATTAATCACGGAGAAATCGTGGACGGAAAAAATTGAGTTAATCGATTTCCAGAAGACCAATTCAAAAACGGACTACAATCTTTCTGCCAGATCATTCAAACTGCCTCCTGGGAAATACTATTTCACCATTCTGGTGGAAGACCTTGATTCGAGAAAAGAATACAGGGCTGAAGTTGAGTTTCCCGTCAGAACATTTACGCAGGAACTTGCGATAAGCGACATAATGCTCATCTCAGGCAAAACCACCAGTGCATCGGGGACAACGAAGATTATTCCCAATCTATCAAGAAATGTTGCCACTCAAAAAGACGGGATTCCCGTATTTTATGAAGTATATTCAGCTACTGAAAGACAGGTTGAAGTAACCTACGCCATCCTCGATTTGAAAGGAAATCCGATTTATAACGAGAAAAAAGTTGAATCCTTTAAGGCAGGAAACAATCAACTTTTTTATACTTTCAATTTTAAAGATGCCGGCATGGGTGAATATAAAATGGTGATCAGTGCGCCATTTGTTGATGATAAAACTATCATTGGCAGTACAAAAACATTCTTTTCGAAGTGGTCGGGTATGCCATCCACTCTGAAAGACCTGGAAAAGGCTGCTGATCAGATGATATATATTGCAGGGCCCTCCGAGATCAATTATATCCAGGACGGGAAGGATTTTACAGAAAAACTTGCAAGGTTCATGGAATTCTGGGAGAAGAAGGACCCTACACAGGGCACACCCGAGAACGAAGTTTTCAACGAATATTACAGAAGAATTGAATTTGCAAACAAAAACTTTAAACAGATGCTTGAAGGATGGAGAAGCGATATGGGGATGGTTTACATAACCCTCGGTACTCCTAACAACATCGAAAGGCATCCGTTTGAATACGACAGTAAGCCGTACGAAATTTGGGATTACTACGATATCAACAGACGGTTTATTTTTGTGGATCAAACCGGTTTTGGAGATTACAGACTTGTGACTCCGTTTTTTGGCGAGTACAGATACAGATATTAG
- the rimO gene encoding 30S ribosomal protein S12 methylthiotransferase RimO produces the protein MAKKVGVITLGCSKNTVDSERLMNQLLLNGYELTENAEEADTVILNTCGFIEAAKQESIEEILKAVKLKNEGVIENVIVAGCLSERYMEDLKTEIPEVDHFYGTEKYEEIIEDMGGHLKYELLGERHLSEQHHFAYLKISEGCDHPCSFCSIPLMRGLHKSKPMEDLISETRFLAKNGVKELIIIGQDTTDYGKDLYGKRNIAELLQKLSEVEGIEWIRLMYAYPSHFPDELIDELANNPKLVKYLDIPLQHISDPVLKSMRRGITRRATVELLDKLRARVPGITIRTTMIAGYPAETEEHFEELLKFIKEFKFDRLGVFTFSVEDNTTSFILGDPVPEKEKKRRKKRIMEIQKRISRKKNEALTGTLQRVIIDSTEGDFYIGRSTMDAPEVDGEVIIDKEEHLLAPGDMVEVRIYDSAEYDLFGKIERN, from the coding sequence ATGGCAAAAAAAGTAGGTGTAATTACCTTAGGTTGTTCAAAAAACACTGTGGATTCAGAAAGATTGATGAACCAGCTTCTCCTGAACGGTTATGAATTAACCGAAAATGCAGAAGAAGCCGATACCGTGATTTTAAACACCTGCGGATTTATTGAAGCAGCAAAGCAGGAATCGATAGAAGAGATTCTAAAAGCCGTGAAACTGAAAAACGAAGGTGTAATAGAGAATGTAATAGTTGCGGGCTGTCTTTCCGAGCGTTACATGGAAGATCTTAAAACCGAGATTCCCGAAGTTGACCATTTCTATGGTACCGAGAAATATGAAGAGATTATCGAGGACATGGGGGGACACCTCAAGTATGAACTTCTCGGTGAAAGACATCTCTCTGAGCAGCACCACTTCGCCTATTTGAAAATATCCGAGGGGTGTGATCATCCCTGCTCCTTTTGCTCAATTCCTCTAATGAGGGGCTTGCACAAATCAAAGCCGATGGAAGATTTGATTTCAGAAACCCGCTTTCTTGCAAAGAACGGGGTAAAAGAATTGATAATAATCGGGCAGGATACCACCGATTATGGTAAAGATCTTTATGGGAAGAGAAATATTGCCGAACTCCTTCAAAAGCTCAGTGAAGTGGAGGGAATAGAGTGGATAAGGCTGATGTATGCCTATCCTTCACATTTTCCTGATGAGCTGATTGATGAACTGGCGAACAACCCAAAACTGGTAAAATATCTCGACATCCCGCTTCAGCACATCAGCGATCCCGTTCTAAAATCAATGAGGAGGGGGATAACCCGCAGGGCTACAGTTGAACTTCTTGACAAACTTAGAGCCAGAGTGCCCGGTATTACCATTCGAACGACTATGATCGCGGGATATCCTGCAGAGACAGAAGAGCATTTCGAAGAACTTTTGAAATTTATAAAAGAATTTAAGTTTGACAGACTTGGGGTATTTACTTTTTCCGTGGAGGATAACACAACAAGTTTTATTTTAGGGGATCCTGTTCCTGAAAAAGAAAAAAAGAGACGAAAGAAAAGAATTATGGAAATCCAGAAAAGGATTTCACGAAAAAAGAATGAGGCGTTGACCGGAACTCTTCAGAGGGTAATAATCGACTCGACTGAAGGTGATTTCTATATCGGCAGGAGCACAATGGATGCCCCTGAAGTTGATGGTGAAGTGATCATCGATAAAGAGGAGCATCTTCTCGCACCCGGTGATATGGTCGAGGTGAGAATTTACGATTCTGCCGAATACGATTTATTTGGAAAAATTGAAAGAAACTGA
- a CDS encoding phosphatidate cytidylyltransferase: MKFSNLASRSLVAFSLGPLVLAAAYFGDLWFVGLVALIAVVSYWEFSEMALKKEAISSKGWGIAALLFFILNVKYYWLSEIESIYVVILVIMFRELFKNKGSAIVNLGASVTGIFYIGVCASSLIMIREFPSFPAGKAGIFVVSYIVSIWLSDTSAYFGGLTFGKHRLMERVSPKKSWEGFYFGLAGAIASFFLFRYLFLDFLSVYDALALGLIVGIVGPLGDLVESLIKRDAGTKDSSNILAGHGGFFDRFDSVIASAPVIYIYVKQFISF; encoded by the coding sequence ATGAAATTTTCGAATCTTGCATCCCGCTCATTAGTAGCTTTTTCTCTTGGTCCTTTGGTGCTTGCCGCAGCATATTTCGGCGATCTTTGGTTTGTTGGTCTGGTTGCTCTTATAGCAGTGGTCTCATACTGGGAATTTAGCGAGATGGCTCTAAAAAAGGAAGCGATTTCCTCCAAAGGTTGGGGAATTGCTGCACTTCTTTTCTTTATTCTCAATGTCAAATATTACTGGCTTTCGGAAATTGAATCGATATATGTAGTAATTCTTGTAATAATGTTTCGTGAATTGTTTAAAAACAAGGGATCGGCGATTGTAAATCTTGGAGCAAGCGTAACCGGTATCTTTTATATCGGTGTATGTGCCAGCAGTTTGATCATGATAAGAGAATTTCCGTCATTTCCTGCCGGTAAGGCGGGGATATTCGTAGTCTCATATATTGTATCGATCTGGTTGAGCGACACTTCAGCATATTTTGGCGGCTTGACATTCGGAAAGCACAGATTGATGGAAAGAGTCAGTCCAAAGAAGAGCTGGGAAGGGTTTTATTTTGGACTCGCCGGGGCGATTGCAAGTTTTTTTCTGTTCAGATATCTGTTCCTTGACTTCCTGTCAGTCTACGACGCGTTGGCACTCGGTCTGATTGTGGGAATTGTTGGACCTCTCGGCGATCTCGTCGAATCACTCATTAAGAGGGATGCGGGAACAAAAGACTCCTCGAACATACTTGCCGGACATGGCGGTTTCTTCGACCGGTTCGATTCGGTAATCGCATCAGCCCCCGTAATTTATATTTATGTAAAACAATTTATCAGTTTCTAA
- a CDS encoding DUF2007 domain-containing protein: MFECPECGSIFDSGVPVCPECGATVDNPSDGSISFYTDEYIFIYSCYDLYEAEMIKANLDSAGIETWIVNKKDSSYPGLGNMSSIMLYVKVEDSESAFEFLKAYDEQKKESPEADNEDENLFN; encoded by the coding sequence ATGTTCGAGTGTCCTGAGTGCGGATCGATTTTTGACAGTGGTGTACCTGTTTGTCCCGAGTGCGGGGCTACGGTCGATAATCCATCTGACGGCTCAATCAGTTTCTATACAGATGAATACATCTTTATTTACAGTTGTTACGACCTCTACGAAGCTGAAATGATAAAGGCTAATCTTGACAGTGCCGGGATCGAAACCTGGATAGTGAACAAAAAAGACAGCAGTTATCCCGGTTTGGGCAACATGTCCTCAATCATGCTCTATGTGAAAGTGGAAGACAGCGAATCTGCATTCGAATTTCTTAAGGCTTACGATGAGCAGAAAAAGGAATCGCCGGAAGCTGACAATGAAGATGAAAATTTGTTTAATTAA
- a CDS encoding DUF3108 domain-containing protein, which yields MKRFLTGIVLAGAILMLGGFYSGNDVYDNFPKVTNKAFKAGEKLTFNVNYGFVTAGIATMQIPKIKKVAGRDTYNVLFEVNSVPSFDAVFKVRDRYESYLDVEGLFPWRFEQHIKEGSFTKDYSAFFDHRAGKAKTSDGDYSFPKYTHDIISAFYYCRTIDFSKSKKGDIVKLKNFYEGKVNQLDVVYRGKERVKVAAGTFDCIILEPLVKKGGLFKNEGSIYVWLTDDEVKMPVKVKTKVVIGSIDAELTKYEGLAGKLTSKR from the coding sequence ATGAAAAGATTTCTTACCGGTATCGTGCTTGCGGGTGCGATCCTAATGCTCGGTGGCTTTTATTCCGGAAATGATGTTTATGACAATTTTCCCAAAGTAACAAACAAGGCTTTTAAAGCCGGCGAAAAACTCACTTTTAATGTAAACTACGGTTTCGTAACTGCCGGTATTGCCACAATGCAAATACCAAAAATTAAGAAAGTTGCCGGAAGAGACACCTACAATGTATTGTTTGAAGTTAACTCCGTGCCATCTTTTGATGCGGTGTTCAAAGTTCGCGACAGATACGAATCGTATCTTGATGTGGAAGGGCTTTTCCCCTGGAGATTTGAACAGCACATAAAAGAGGGGAGCTTTACAAAAGACTATTCAGCTTTCTTCGATCACAGAGCCGGAAAGGCAAAAACTTCTGATGGAGATTACTCTTTCCCGAAGTACACACACGACATAATTTCAGCTTTTTATTATTGCCGTACCATCGATTTCTCAAAATCGAAAAAAGGTGACATTGTGAAGCTAAAAAACTTTTATGAAGGCAAAGTAAATCAGCTTGATGTAGTCTACCGAGGTAAGGAAAGAGTGAAAGTTGCTGCCGGTACATTTGATTGCATCATACTCGAACCTCTCGTTAAAAAAGGCGGTTTGTTTAAAAATGAAGGCAGCATCTATGTCTGGCTGACAGATGATGAAGTGAAGATGCCGGTAAAGGTGAAAACAAAAGTCGTGATCGGTTCAATTGATGCAGAACTGACAAAGTATGAGGGTCTTGCCGGAAAGCTTACCTCGAAGAGGTAA
- a CDS encoding glycosyltransferase family 9 protein — MKDKILIIRTDRIGDVVLTLPVAEVLKKERGAEVWFMGRDYTQVLVDASPFVDGFLSWDDCKNKGIIQCAEELRKHSFSEVYVISPNFRVSLICFLSGIKKRIGTGYRWYSFLFSQKIFEHRKTAEKHELEYNLSMIGWQGRYSFPADFFAGIKGNKNSRTDNSKIITIIHPGSGGSAADLPESHFQYITEKLCEDGRFQVFLTGSKDEIEKCMKVKGESDATLLAGELSLSELTAFIKEGDLFISNSTGPLHIAAASGCFIVGFYPKVIQCSAKRWGPYTDRKLIYEPEMGCSGCDLKQCARLECMKSINSEKITADIMNNIQEIK, encoded by the coding sequence GTGAAGGATAAAATCCTCATAATCAGGACTGACAGGATTGGTGATGTGGTTCTTACACTCCCGGTCGCTGAAGTGCTGAAAAAGGAAAGAGGGGCGGAGGTATGGTTCATGGGGAGAGATTATACACAGGTTCTTGTGGATGCTTCGCCATTTGTGGACGGATTCCTAAGTTGGGATGATTGCAAAAACAAAGGAATCATTCAATGTGCAGAGGAGCTCCGTAAACACAGTTTTAGCGAAGTATATGTAATCTCACCGAATTTCAGGGTCTCACTGATCTGTTTCCTCTCCGGTATAAAAAAGCGGATTGGTACAGGTTATCGCTGGTATTCCTTTCTTTTTTCGCAAAAGATATTTGAGCACAGAAAAACTGCCGAAAAACACGAACTGGAATACAATCTTTCTATGATTGGCTGGCAGGGCAGATACAGCTTTCCAGCAGATTTTTTTGCCGGAATAAAGGGGAACAAAAACAGCCGTACCGACAACTCGAAAATAATAACCATTATTCATCCCGGGAGTGGTGGAAGTGCCGCTGATCTCCCGGAGTCACATTTTCAATATATTACGGAAAAACTGTGTGAAGACGGCAGATTTCAGGTCTTTTTAACCGGCTCAAAGGATGAAATTGAAAAATGTATGAAAGTGAAGGGGGAAAGCGATGCAACACTTCTGGCAGGGGAATTGTCACTTTCAGAGCTGACTGCTTTCATTAAAGAGGGTGATTTATTCATTTCAAATTCCACAGGACCTTTACATATTGCAGCCGCATCCGGTTGTTTTATTGTCGGATTTTATCCAAAAGTGATTCAATGTTCGGCAAAAAGATGGGGACCTTACACCGATAGAAAACTGATATATGAGCCTGAAATGGGGTGTAGCGGGTGTGATTTGAAACAATGTGCCCGTTTGGAGTGTATGAAGAGTATAAACAGCGAAAAAATAACAGCTGACATAATGAATAACATTCAAGAAATTAAATAA
- a CDS encoding tetratricopeptide repeat protein gives MRKESTGELYTREIENLAIESGLHELFLRRASVLLADGKPEEAILEVKEGLANFPGNPAAYYFLIKLFLEIKKPKQAEITLNSAVKFFSSSELTAYYRELIGETERELEKSQKDEEAKLSHYSISEEPEEEIRSVDDETFEEGDDEESLGLSDDEPVEKPASEDLFPDDEDTIAIDYHQPENFVEETLSDEVEAPLQKIEYTYDNTPEEIITAGMAIIYARQGNSEKAIEIFTRLIDKEPDKRESYEKIIALLRNKISRNDGEG, from the coding sequence ATGAGAAAAGAATCGACTGGTGAGTTGTACACAAGAGAGATTGAAAATCTCGCCATTGAATCGGGATTGCACGAACTCTTTCTTCGCCGCGCATCCGTATTACTGGCAGATGGAAAACCGGAAGAAGCGATACTTGAGGTGAAGGAAGGACTGGCTAATTTCCCCGGGAATCCTGCCGCATACTATTTCCTGATAAAGCTCTTTTTGGAGATCAAAAAGCCTAAACAGGCGGAAATAACGCTTAATTCCGCAGTGAAATTTTTCTCGAGCAGTGAGCTCACTGCATACTACCGGGAACTGATCGGTGAAACGGAGAGGGAGCTGGAAAAATCTCAGAAGGACGAAGAAGCGAAACTTTCTCATTATTCAATCTCTGAAGAACCCGAGGAAGAAATCCGGTCTGTCGATGATGAGACATTTGAAGAAGGAGATGATGAGGAATCTCTCGGGTTGTCAGACGATGAACCGGTGGAAAAACCTGCATCGGAAGACCTTTTTCCTGATGATGAAGATACCATCGCTATAGATTACCATCAACCGGAAAATTTCGTTGAAGAAACACTTTCCGATGAAGTTGAAGCACCCCTTCAAAAAATTGAATATACATACGACAATACCCCCGAAGAGATAATCACGGCAGGTATGGCTATTATTTATGCCAGACAGGGGAACAGTGAGAAAGCGATTGAGATTTTTACACGCTTAATCGATAAAGAACCTGATAAAAGAGAGAGTTATGAAAAAATAATTGCACTCCTCAGGAACAAGATTTCCCGGAATGACGGTGAAGGATAA
- the lptE gene encoding LPS assembly lipoprotein LptE, giving the protein MTKLKLFRLIFIMASLIAMSIAGCSCPYSFTGASIPPHLKSLAIPYAQDQSGSGEPQLVQSFTTRLTQKFIDDNSFVITDKTKADAVLECAVLGISDTPAAITTGEQVQSRRLNLTIQVAYKDLKLKKTIYERQFSNYADYAAATGQSGRNQAIDAAIEKLTEDILLETVSGW; this is encoded by the coding sequence ATGACTAAGCTGAAACTGTTCAGGCTCATATTCATCATGGCATCGTTAATTGCAATGAGCATCGCAGGTTGCAGTTGCCCCTACTCATTTACAGGTGCCTCAATTCCGCCTCATCTAAAGTCGCTCGCCATTCCGTATGCACAGGATCAAAGCGGGTCGGGAGAGCCTCAACTTGTACAGAGCTTCACAACCAGACTTACGCAAAAATTTATTGACGACAACAGTTTTGTAATTACAGACAAAACCAAAGCGGATGCTGTGCTTGAGTGTGCAGTTCTGGGAATTTCAGATACGCCTGCTGCCATCACAACCGGTGAGCAGGTACAATCACGAAGATTAAATCTGACTATTCAGGTCGCTTACAAGGACCTGAAGCTTAAAAAAACGATTTACGAGAGACAATTCTCGAACTATGCTGATTATGCAGCAGCTACGGGACAATCGGGCAGAAACCAGGCAATCGATGCAGCTATCGAGAAACTAACCGAGGATATTTTGCTCGAAACGGTTTCGGGGTGGTAA
- a CDS encoding sigma-54 dependent transcriptional regulator, giving the protein MMDEIQKKLGIIGRSKEIRDLVDIILQVAPSDITVLIYGESGVGKEVFARAIHQLSRRSAREMLSLNCGAIPESLLESEMFGHNRGSFTGAVESRKGYFELADNGTLFLDEIGEMPFPTQVKFLRVLETKEFMRIGAEKTTKVDVRIIAATNRNLQELVDEKRFREDLFFRLKAVTLEIPPLRKRKQDIDELAHNFARLYCESNNRPQIEFSSDALDMLYEYPWPGNVRELKNGVETAIALTKKDILTADSFRNLLRVEGREPAKNLPVRLNKSTDEVERDFIYRALFELKKDILELKDMVSNLAVRSKFGSEVQLAGNTTDETDDLNVDKMEKELIIKALHKAGGNKRMAAMYLNISERTLYRKLERFGLEGDND; this is encoded by the coding sequence ATGATGGATGAAATTCAGAAAAAACTTGGTATAATTGGCAGATCTAAAGAGATCAGGGATCTGGTTGACATTATTTTACAAGTGGCACCCAGTGATATCACCGTATTGATTTATGGTGAAAGTGGTGTTGGTAAAGAAGTCTTTGCCAGGGCGATCCACCAGTTGAGCAGGAGATCAGCCAGGGAGATGCTGTCGCTCAACTGCGGAGCAATACCCGAAAGCCTCCTCGAGAGTGAAATGTTTGGTCATAACAGAGGTTCATTTACAGGAGCCGTGGAGAGCAGAAAAGGATATTTTGAGCTTGCTGACAATGGAACTCTTTTTCTCGACGAAATTGGTGAAATGCCATTTCCGACTCAGGTAAAATTTTTACGGGTGCTCGAAACCAAGGAATTTATGAGAATCGGTGCCGAAAAGACGACAAAAGTGGATGTGAGGATAATTGCTGCCACCAACAGAAATCTTCAGGAGCTTGTGGATGAGAAACGGTTCAGGGAGGATCTCTTCTTCCGCCTGAAAGCGGTTACGCTTGAAATACCGCCACTCAGGAAAAGGAAACAGGATATTGATGAGCTTGCTCATAATTTTGCCCGTCTCTATTGTGAGAGCAACAACCGGCCACAGATCGAATTTTCTTCCGATGCCCTTGATATGCTCTATGAATATCCCTGGCCCGGTAATGTGAGAGAATTAAAGAACGGTGTTGAGACCGCGATTGCTCTTACAAAAAAGGATATTCTGACTGCTGATTCTTTCAGGAACCTCCTCAGGGTAGAGGGAAGGGAGCCTGCCAAAAACCTTCCGGTCAGATTGAATAAATCGACTGATGAGGTTGAAAGAGATTTTATTTACAGGGCACTCTTTGAATTGAAAAAAGATATTCTGGAATTGAAAGACATGGTTTCAAACCTGGCTGTAAGAAGTAAATTTGGTTCAGAAGTTCAACTTGCAGGAAACACTACTGATGAAACTGATGACCTGAATGTCGATAAAATGGAGAAAGAATTGATCATTAAGGCTCTCCACAAAGCCGGGGGAAACAAAAGGATGGCTGCGATGTATCTGAATATCTCTGAAAGGACTCTGTATCGGAAACTGGAACGATTTGGACTGGAGGGTGACAATGACTAA